In Hoplias malabaricus isolate fHopMal1 chromosome 18, fHopMal1.hap1, whole genome shotgun sequence, the genomic window cctgtgtctgcgtgggtttcctccgggtgactgtctgtgaggagtgtggtgtgttctctctgtgtctgcgtgggtttcctccgggtgctccagtttcctcccaccctccaaaaacacaggtggattggagacacaaaagtgtctgtaggtgtgagtgtgtgagtgaatgtgtgagtgtgtgtcgccctgtaaaggactggcgtcccctccagggtgtgttcctgccttgcgcccagtgattacaggtaggctccagatccaccgccgccctgaactggataagggttacagacagtgagtgagtgagtattgAAGGCTTAGGATTGTGAAGAAAATCCAAATAAAATCTGAATGAATGAGTCAGGGGTAGTCTCTAGGAAGTCAGTAAGTTGTAAACAGCAGTGGAAAGGACACATTACTAACAGCTGATAgcagaaaacatgaaaaaaataacTGTACGTATGAACCGTCTCATGAATGACTCAGTGTTTATCTTAATATTCTTGGTCTGTTTTTCAAATCCAGCCTCTGGTTTTCATTAGCACCACTTTAAAGGAGTCAGAGTTTCTCTGCAATCAACCACTTCACACCAAACAATAACAATGACTCTCATTTCACTCTGAAGAAAGTTTAGAAACTTCCTCTTTAATTCTCTTAAAGGACCGAAGGAGATATCTCTCTGTCcctgaggaagtgtgtgtgtgtgtgtgtgtgtgtgtgtgctggcctGCAGCTCTCCTGTATCACTCCATCAATCCTTCTCGTGTGGAGACTCCTTCTCAGCTGCTTCCCTGGAAAAGACCACATGGGAAAGAATGCGTGAGACTAACGTCTTCTATAAAGTCATCCATTCTTCTTAACTGCAGCTATTTCGTTGTCACTGAGTCTATTCCTAGACCATGAACTATGTGAAATATTCTCAGTCCTAATCCTGGGGGATCATTTCTGATGATGCAGAGCCCATTATGTAAGGGTCGTGCTGAAAGGTGGAGGTTTTTAAATGACAGATGACTGTGGGGTAAATATAATCCAGAGTTAAGATCTAATCTCTTTAATAAGCCTTGTGACTTTCAGCTTTCAGCACGGCGAGAAACAGCGCCATAAAAATTCATCcaggcaagaacacacacacacacacacacacacacacacacacacacacacacacattaccttTCTGTGCTGAGAGAGATTAATAGACATAATCTTTTTTCAATTTACTGAGCTCTCCCTCACATCTCAGATACATTAACGGACACTGATTGTAATCTCTGTTTATTCACATTTGCTCTGGGATTGTATGCATTTAAAGGAACCGTCTGCATCAAAGTGCAGATAAATCTTGTCCAACGTTAAAGGGCACAAATTAAGAAAAGATAACTTTAAAGGATTTATGAACAttaacccacacactgtgaaacaagaccttagtctgaaaacacgggataaaacgagtcgttctgatcctgctccgcttctgacgtcaagtgcagagactttagaatggccccgccccctcgtctgagtctgtccaatcacagcgctggacccgtgtttatgtgagagcacaaagacgaggttaaactcagcaaaacagacacaacgagcgcggagaaataagagcactgagtaaaaacggagaagaaagagaacagagtgaaaacggctaaaaaccagagcttctgctcctcgctcctcactgctgtgcgctcggggtcggggtgaacagcgagcggctcattatcatttaaaggaacaggtgctgaaagcgggcgttctgaacaggggctgtttacacagggggagaacactgctgtggggctcgtggggtttggaccaaagcgggtcacagacgtttcattaagaaacagcactgtgttccactgtggagacgagagGTGTATGTGTCTCCTTTAATGTAAAttcactgtatgtgtgtgttctgactcACCTTTGtgactctgtgtgtctgtgtgtgtttggttgttATGGGGCTTTCTTTTTGGTTTTGACAAGGCCTTTTTCCACCAGGCAGCGGTAGAACTCCTGGATGTAGGTGTACACACACTTCCAGTCCGGCTCTCGCATTCTCAACAAATCATCAACATCCAGGAGAGGAGGACAGTCAGCGAgccttctacacacacacacacacacacacattagctgTCTGTATGGGAGTAAACAGTACATaagataaataaatgtagattATATTGATAGAAATAGTGAGGATGTGTGAGATGTACAcagtcaaaacatttaaaaaaatactcaaTGGAAAACAAACCTGAGACTAATGTTATACATAAAATATGGCGCAAAGCCCGGTCTGAAACATGACACTCCAGCAGCAGACCTCTAACACACATGTCAATATCCCTGCACTCATTGAAATaggtcacattctctctctctctcacacacacacacacacacacacacacacacacacacacgtgtcaaTATCCATACTCCCAAAATGACAggcctcacagacacacaccatatTCACACTCAGAACACAGTATTATACACTGAACCCTGCTCCTGACCGTTGAGGAACAGGGAGAAATGGGgatatgaaagtatgcagaacaacagacggcctacagtctgtaattgtagaactacaaagtgcccctgtgtggtgagtggagctgatcaaacGGACAGTGCTGTGTACATACAATgtaagtgttcctaatccagtgtaTACTCTGaactatacatacacacatgtacgtctgtgtgtgtacgtctgtgtgtgtgtaggtgtgtgtgtctctgtgtttgtctctgtgtgtgtgtaggtgtgtgtgtctctgtgtttgtctctgtgtgtgtgtgtaggggtatATTACTCCTTACTCTGCTGTTTTGAAAGCCTTCTCAAAGTTGGCTCTGCGGTCGTATGGGTCCAGCGTGCAGTAATCAAAGCCTTCAGGAAAAAACCTGTGCACCAGGGCACAGAAAGCCAGGCCGTCCGCCCAGCTGGACGAGAAGTTATGGATCTCCACTCCCTGTTTACACAAAGAGACGGGCTTTTACACTGCTGCCTGGTGGACGCTGAAGCAGCCCCAGACCGAAGCCCGTCGATGAAGAGTGTAAACTGAATGTAAATGTAGCTCATTGCGTAACTAATCATATAATCAATCAGGTAGTTACACGTGTGTGAAGTTATGTAACGTGTGAATAATTACGTAACGTGAATTGAGAGTACAACTCTGTGAACAATAACTGTGAAGCTCCAagggttagtgtgtgctgtaaaGGGACAGTTAAACCTGCCCCAATGATGGATTAAATAAGGCAGAGTTGGTAGGTACCATTGCAGCAGAGGTCACTgtagcccccacacacaccccccgTTACCTCATATGGTTCAGTCTTGGCTCTGCACCAGTCCAGCAGCATCTGTTTGACGTCTTTGGTGTTTGGTCCACCGAGCGCTGAGCCACGCTGAACTTTAACCCCAGCAGCTGGAGGACGGGGCGGACTGTGCGCAGAAACAGAGGAGAACCAAACCAGAACCGAGGATAAGTTTAAAGGGGAAGTTGAGCCAGGCCAAGAGTCACACGCTGCAGCAGCGCATCCCAGAGGAAATATCAGTCTGTTTAGTGTCTCTCAGTCAGCAGTGAGATCAGAGGGAGACGTTTGCTGAAGCAGCTGATCATTACTTTTTTACAGAaggaattattaatatttatttgaaaggAGACAAGTTAAGATTTGGTAGTTTTTTTGCTCCTgtggctccccctagtgtaattagtTTAAACTagcactgtattgaaatcaatggggagggaCGGTTCCTACCCTCCTAAAGAattccatagtgcagtttctgcaggttTGAGCTCAGAGTAACAAAgactctccctattacagctcagtggagcatcagtcattttgaagctgtaacattaaggtaaatatattacgtagtattcctttaaaggagcactaggtattacttgttttatttcccactgtaattaatttttactgaTTCATTGTACTGCAGTCAGTAGGGAGGGGGAAGGAGGGGGGGTGatatcctaccctcctccaaaacttacatagtacagattctgcagtgctgaacctgtcgaagcaatgacagaggctccatTCTCCCTACTGCAGCTCAGTggggcatcacaatgattttgaagctgtcactttaaggtaaaaatattacatagtgttcctttaataagtTCAATATCCAATCTGCATTTCAATTCCAGTTTTCACTTCCCTTGCAGACTTCCACTGACCTTCCCTCAGGGGTCCGAACagcagtcactcactcagtctttaaacacacactgaatacCCTCCTCTTTTAATCTTTCTTAAATCAACAATCATTCTGCACTTATTAAAGGCTCACTATTGCACAGATAAATTGATATATATTTGGCAGTGTGTAGTACAGGAGCATTGTGTTTCTAAGAATCCATACTGACTTCTCTATTTGGCAGCATTTAAACCCGAGGGATCTTTTGGATTCCAGCCCGTACCTATGGGAGGTAAACCTGgccaaaaataaaactgaaatgagAACAATaaagaaggactggcgccccctccagggtgtgttcctgccttgcgcccagtgattccgggtagactccggacccaccgcgaccctgaactggataaaggtcacagacaatgaatgaatgagtgaatgaaaacaatgaaatgaaaatgcacCAATTAACCAacttatgctccacagagtgggtcctcCACATGGGGGTGGGGTAGACATTTTTGGCAGAGTTCCCTCCCCAAATATTCTTCAGTTCTACCCTTTGAAATACAGCAGCCTCAGGCTAGTCCAATCACAGGAGAGCTATTATCAGAGAAAATGTATTGAGGAGAAATGCCTGACTCAGGCACTAGAGGGCGCTAGATGGGTTTGTGTGGAACGTTTGTGCAAAATGGTGATTTTTAAAGGTTAATCATGTTTATACAGAAATATGCACTCGTCATTTATTATCATCAACGCAGCGCAGCACTGCTGCCTTATTCCTGAATGTTCTCAGAGCTCCTCTTACTCGTGAGCTACTGAGCTGCATGTACTGTCAGTGTTTCAGCCTCTGTGTGCAGTGTACTCTCACCTGGCTGAGGCTTTAGGGGAGGGACCTGCTGGTGATGGATGTGGAGCCTTTGCCTGAGCTGCTCCTAATCAACCACAAGAAAACAAGAACAATGGGATCAATACGACACCGAATAAAGACAGAACCATGGAAATTAGGGGCAAATGAACTGATTGATAAACTGTCGGAGTGAACGAGCAGCTGATTAATTGAGAGCTAAGGTTTGACAGAAGATACACCTCGCTCTGTTTGGGCTTGTGATATAAGACTAGAGTTGTAGAGAAGATAAAGCATTTCGTAAAAGCTTGTGTTTTCATCACTGTATCATTTGAAAAGTCTGAGTTTgggtctcattcattcattcattcattcattgtctgtaacccttatccagttcagggttgtggtgggtccggagtctacccagaatcactgggcacaaggcgggaacacacccaggagggggcgctagtccttcacagggcgacacacactcacacattcactcacacactcacacctacggacactgttgagtctccaatccacctaccaacgtgtttttggagcgtgggaggaaaccagagcacccggaggcacggggagacacagggagacacccacacagacacagggagaacacaccaactcctcacaactctgtacattttaatcacaccatattttaatgtattgggggcaaaataaaacataacttATGAACATAAGCGTCATGCTGGTTTCAATACGTTCGACTCAGCAAACAAACAGGAAATGTGGGAGTACAGGAGAACTCAGCTGACCTCTGTTTCTGTGTAGAATGGTCCTCCCTCGTCCCATCACTTAAAGGAACATCTAAGATTGTGGGTAGTCGCAGTTCTCCCTGgttatttacattcagaagctaagcATTTTTAAGGTGAATTGATGTTTTGAGGGGAAAAACACGACTGAGGCTGGtacgtgtctgaagtgtaactttctttaagtttttattcactgtttgaatcaccacagaaactcatttgtaactcgagctgtttagttttatagcactgtcGGTAACGCAGTTAGCCGTCGCCTTTAGCATGATGCTAGCTAATGTGGACATCTGTTCTGTAGCAACTCGGTCTCACACTCACTCGTGACCTACAGTCACATAGAgaggagactgcaattcgtgacatagtcgtatattttacacattttatgcgtcaatatcacaatcataagtgaatgggtaattaccataaaaACACTATGTGACAGTAACAGGAAACTCCTCCTCATTACAGTCATCACTCATTACtcagaaaaaggcataatgcgaaTCACAGATCAtaggttcttattccaacaaaggcataaagtattttattataacattTCTCCTGAGCAATgattattattggtgtcctactttagctttaacgctaacgagaacatttctttcacttaacgttattttgactaattttcaaaaggttaacactgaaaaggacatttctctagacgttatttgcttcgatattttagtaaataatgaattagttacgttatattttctgtaaataaaaataagactgtGGTATTAACGGATGGTAAAGACGCTTTAATGAGGAGGAGTTGTCGTGTTACTGTCATATAGTGTttttatggtaattacccattcacttatgattgtgatattgtcgcataaaatgtggaaaatatgtgACTATGTCATGAATTGCAGTCCCCTGTGTATGTGACTGTATCATGAGGAGGAGTGAGACCGGATTGGccacagttagtgttctccttcaagtgtgttgaACTCTAATGAGGATACACTGGTGGCCGTCTGAATGTTGTGATGTGTTTGAAACTCActttgtgtgtgctgctggcCACTGTCCGGTCTGTTTGCAGGTTTCTGAGCCGTGCCGTGTCCAGACGAGTCACGTCCAGCACTAATGGCCTTCTGCCGCGCCGAGCGCTCTCTGTCTCGCTGCTCTGAGCGTCCAAACAGGAACAAACACCCGCCCGATAGAGGGAGAGACCCCATATACAAACATGTCACAGCTCTACACTTCTCAAAAACGTCCAGATAAACagttcaccacacacactcagctgatATTAACATGTTATGACACACTCTGGCCCCAAAACCCTTACAGCTCCTGTGATTCATGACCAGGATCCTGGCCGTATCACGAGTAATGGACCTCCAGAGCCTATATAGAATTGATCGGTGTTCTGAGCTGTGCGGAGCTGGCCATGTTTGGTCAAGCTGAAGGTTTTTTGGGCCTGAAGCTCACCTCGCTTTTTCTTCATCAGCTCCCTCATCGCAGCACGAATCATCCGTCTCTCCTCGAAGTCCACAGCTTTGTCCAACtattaaacaccacacacaaagacagatgCCCAATAAATCATAGTTGTTAATGAATCATTTATAATAGACATGGTATAATTCATAACATTTACCAAATAAATAGATACTAAGAAAATAAAAGGAACTGCGGTGTAATTCACAGTGGTTTCTAAATAATACAAAGCAGTAGTGAACATAAACAGTTGGCTCTGTGTATCCATGGGTTCCACGTCATGAGGATTCACCCAGTCATCACTCTTCGGCACTTGATGTTAGAGCATGTGCACCTTGTGTTTCTTTCGTACATTTGTTGGCTGTGTGCCGTGGAGGAAGTCTACGATGGCTGTGTCTGTGCTGAACCTGTACACACTCCCTGTTCTTGTTTCCTGTACGGTATTGTTGTACACTACAGTACAACAATGGTTTATAGTGTCTCCATTGTGTTAAAGAtgatctattcattcattcattatctgtaacccttatccagttcagggcaggggtgggtccagagtctacccggaatcacagggcgcagagcaggaacacaccctggagggggcgccagtccttcacaggacgacacacactcacacattcactcacacactcacacctacggacacttttgagtctccgatccacctaccaacgtgtgttttaggagtgtgggaggaaactcacacagacacagggagaacacaccacactcctcacagacagtcgcccggaggaaacccacgcagacagagagagaacacaccacactcctcacagacagtcacccggaggaaacccacgcagacacagagagaacacaccacactcctcacagacagtcacccggaggaaacccacgcagacacagggagaacacaccacactcctcacagacagtcacccggagcggggctcaaacccacaactttcaggaccctggagctgtgacagagacactacctgctgctccactgtgccacccactaCATTGGGATTTTTAACccacaaataatttaaaaatacagtaattaaaaaatgtgttccatgttgtttctttggcctgttttatatttttcataattCGGCTTCGTGGTGAATTGAGTCTGGGCTCTAATGGTGAGGTCAAGGTGAAAGGTGAAGGTAAAATCTCCAtggaaatgtatatattaaaatggaatgccctggagcagctgcacatgagcccaaagCTGGAGGAACTGGGTTGTCTGGAGTGACGGAGCACAACCctgaactaatcatccaccctcagcacctgacctcactgatgcttTCGTGGCTGAATTCTatcaaatccccacagcaaTGTACCAATATAATAAGCTGTTAGAGGAGCACAGAACGGTTCAGTCTTCTctctcaccatgtcactcagcACTTCCTCGTCCTCGATGGCGGCGAGCTGTTCTTGCGTTAACGGACCGGCACTGGACGGCGTCTCCTCGGTTCTGTTCTCCATGCTTTACTCCCTCGCTACTGCTCCCTGGGACGGGGGGAGGAAGGGTGAGCAGAAGAGGAAGAGACAAGGGAAAATATTTACAGTCTTGATGAAGAAAGCAGTGgtgctgtgtgttttatctTTTCAGGGACGGAGGCCTTACCCCTTCCCTCCTCGATGCTCGCTAGGAGCTCACTAACAGTGTTCTAGATAACAGGGAAAATATTTAgttgattattcattcatgtattcattcactcacacacacactcacccagtcactaacacacacacacacacctgtggaaaatgttttttttcttcttctttttaagGACATTTTAGAACCGATATATCCCTGTGTTTGTGGAATGTAAGGGGTACTAACACTGCCTTTTACACACAGTCAAAAGTCAGGGCTCTTGGGACACATCCACATTTCCCAGTTTTGGGCAGTTTCCCAAGGGGCTTAAAAAGGGACGGCAGCCAGATTTCTCCAGCCTCAGGGCCAGCTGACGATGGACTTAAATGGAAGAGTCCACTGCGTAAGGGCCGCTATCGAATGCTGATCTCATGGTGAACACCAAGTGTGTTCAATTGGGCTGAAATAAACCAGGGATACGAGCCCATAACTCAAGTGTTTTTACTCTGGAGAAcactggagacacacacacacacacacaggctgagACTCGGTGGAGGATTCCAGTGTCACTGTAAACACACGACTGAATATATGTCTGTGTTTATATAAAGCTTCTGTAACACTTGTAGCTCACGTAAGAAAAGAGGAATCCGCTGCAGACACGACAAGAAAAGGCTTAGAAGTGATACTAGGGCTATCAAATTAAACAGTAAACTGTAGCAGTGTATACTGTGTACTGCTTACAACATCAGTGTACACTAAGATATAGAAGtagttttattgtttactttttacattCACAAAAGTTTATGACGAACCAGTGAAAACAGTCTGACATGATTCATTCTTTCATCCATCCGTGTTCTGTAAGAGCTGCACACTGATCAGGCTCATAGTGGGTCCACTGGGCTcaatagacacacacagacacacgtggaaaatttcacaaaacagggagaacacaccacactcctcacagacagtcacccggaggaaacccacacagacacagagagaacacaccacactcctcacagacagtcacctggaggaaacccacgcagacacagggagaacacaccacactcctcacagacagtcacccggaggaaacccacacagacacagagagaacacaccacactcctcacagacagtcacccggaggaaacccacacagacacagagagaacacaccacactcctcacagacagtcacccggaggaaacccacacagacacagagagaacacaccacactcctcacagacagtcacctggaggaaacccacgcagacacagggagaacacaccacactcctcacagaaagtcacccggaggaaacccacgcagacacagagagaacacaccacactcctcacagacagtcacccggaggaaacccacgcagacacagggagaacacaccacactcctcacagaaagtcacccggaggaaacccacgcagacacagggagaacacaccacactcctcacagaaagtcacccggaggaaacccacgcagacacagggagaacacaccacactcctcacagacagtcacccggaggaaacccacacagacacagagagaacacaccacactcctcacagacagtcacccggaggaaacccacgcagacacagagagaacacaccacactcctcacagacagtcacccggaggaaacccacgcagacacagagagaacacaccacactcctcacagacagtcacccggaggaaacccacacagacacagagagaacacaccacactcctcacagacagtcacccggaggaaacccacacagacacagggagaacacaccacactcctcacagacagccacccggaggaaacccacgcagacacagggagaaaacaccacactcctcacagacagtcacccggaggaaacccacacagacacagggagaacacaccacactcctcacagacagtcacccggaggaaacccacacagacacagagagaacacaccacactcctcacagacagtcacccggaggaaacccacgcagacacagagagaacacaccacactcctcacagacagtcacccggaggaaacccacgcagacacagagagaacacaccacactcctcacagacagtcacccggaggaaacccacacagacacagggagaacacaccacactcctcacagacagccacccggaggaaacccacgcagacacagggagaaaacaccacactcctcacagacagtcacccggaggaaacccacacagacacagggagaacacaccacactcctcacagacagtcacccggaggaaacccacgcagacacagagagaacacaccacac contains:
- the smtna gene encoding smoothelin; its protein translation is MENRTEETPSSAGPLTQEQLAAIEDEEVLSDMLDKAVDFEERRMIRAAMRELMKKKREQRDRERSARQKAISAGRDSSGHGTAQKPANRPDSGQQHTQRAAQAKAPHPSPAGPSPKASASPPRPPAAGVKVQRGSALGGPNTKDVKQMLLDWCRAKTEPYEGVEIHNFSSSWADGLAFCALVHRFFPEGFDYCTLDPYDRRANFEKAFKTAERLADCPPLLDVDDLLRMREPDWKCVYTYIQEFYRCLVEKGLVKTKKKAP